The proteins below come from a single Lentisphaera araneosa HTCC2155 genomic window:
- a CDS encoding YaiI/YqxD family protein, protein MKIYIDADACPQLVKRHLFRAAERKKVYLVQVANQYIKPVNSKFVSSILVGQGADVADMKIVELLEEGDLVITADIPLADLCVKKNAYALNPRGELYTEANIRQRLSVRDFMTDLRQMGVETGGPPPFTQRDAEQFANSLDRFLTKHIKN, encoded by the coding sequence AGACATCTTTTTCGCGCAGCTGAAAGAAAAAAAGTTTATTTAGTACAGGTTGCTAATCAATATATTAAGCCTGTGAACTCTAAGTTTGTTTCGTCGATTTTGGTCGGGCAAGGGGCGGATGTTGCAGATATGAAAATTGTCGAATTGCTCGAAGAAGGTGACTTAGTGATTACGGCCGATATCCCCTTGGCAGATTTATGTGTTAAGAAAAATGCCTATGCCCTCAATCCTCGAGGGGAGCTTTATACGGAAGCTAATATTAGACAACGTCTTTCTGTGAGAGATTTCATGACGGATCTAAGGCAGATGGGGGTAGAGACGGGCGGGCCTCCACCTTTTACTCAGCGAGATGCTGAACAATTTGCCAATTCGCTGGATCGCTTTTTGACTAAACATATTAAAAATTAG